From Xylanibacter oryzae DSM 17970, a single genomic window includes:
- a CDS encoding DUF2264 domain-containing protein, giving the protein MIKKNFKLVLLLLFIFMPGQALKAKCNKVINDRSYWVSLLCKMAEPVLKNMSEGTLQKNMRLEVSPTWDGRDKRVAYMECFGRLMAGVSPWLTLPDDNTAEGMKRKQIREWALKSYKNAVDPKSPDCLLWHGQGQTLVDAAYIAESFLRAYNQLWLPLDSVTKQRYLDNFKGLRAIDPPYTNWVLFSSTIESFIAKAGGGYDQYRVNSAIRKVEEWYVGDGWYSDGPDFAFDYYSSYVFHPMYLETLQAMKDAKAHTRIDYAKYYDRELKRAQKFSIVLERFISPEGTFPVFGRSIPYRMATMQPLALMALYQKLPQELTNGQVRAALTCVLHRMFDGHENIKDGFLTIGFCGSQPNIADWYTNNGSLYMTSLVFLPLGLPANHPFWTDAPADWTQKKAWGGLDFPKDHRWADDITTKDLF; this is encoded by the coding sequence ATGATAAAGAAAAATTTTAAATTAGTGTTGTTGCTATTGTTTATTTTTATGCCGGGGCAAGCATTAAAAGCCAAATGCAATAAAGTCATAAACGATAGATCTTATTGGGTAAGTTTGCTATGTAAGATGGCAGAGCCCGTATTGAAAAACATGTCTGAAGGAACGCTGCAGAAGAACATGCGTCTTGAAGTGAGTCCTACTTGGGATGGTAGGGACAAGCGTGTAGCTTATATGGAATGTTTTGGAAGACTTATGGCAGGCGTTTCTCCATGGCTTACACTGCCGGATGACAATACGGCTGAAGGAATGAAACGTAAGCAGATACGTGAATGGGCTTTAAAAAGTTATAAGAATGCAGTAGATCCTAAAAGTCCCGACTGTCTGTTGTGGCATGGACAGGGGCAGACTCTAGTGGATGCAGCTTATATAGCAGAGAGTTTTTTAAGAGCTTATAATCAACTATGGCTACCACTTGATTCTGTAACCAAACAAAGATACTTAGATAATTTTAAGGGCCTTCGCGCGATAGACCCACCATATACTAATTGGGTATTGTTCTCATCTACAATAGAAAGTTTTATTGCTAAGGCCGGTGGTGGTTATGACCAATATAGAGTGAATTCGGCAATACGCAAAGTAGAGGAATGGTATGTGGGAGATGGATGGTATTCGGATGGTCCTGATTTTGCATTCGATTATTATAGCAGTTATGTATTCCATCCTATGTATCTTGAGACATTACAGGCGATGAAGGATGCAAAGGCGCATACACGTATAGATTATGCTAAGTATTATGACAGAGAACTGAAACGTGCACAGAAATTCAGCATCGTTCTGGAGAGATTTATATCACCTGAAGGTACTTTCCCGGTGTTTGGACGGTCTATACCTTATAGAATGGCTACAATGCAACCTTTGGCACTTATGGCCCTATATCAGAAGTTACCTCAAGAACTGACCAACGGACAAGTACGTGCTGCATTAACTTGTGTGCTCCACCGTATGTTTGACGGTCATGAAAATATAAAAGACGGATTCCTTACAATAGGCTTCTGTGGAAGTCAGCCCAATATAGCCGATTGGTATACAAACAATGGAAGTTTGTATATGACATCTTTGGTATTCTTGCCTCTAGGTCTGCCTGCAAATCATCCTTTCTGGACTGATGCACCTGCCGACTGGACTCAAAAGAAAGCATGGGGTGGTCTTGATTTCCCGAAAGACCACAGATGGGCAGATGATATAACAACAAAAGATCTGTTTTAA
- a CDS encoding glycoside hydrolase family 43 protein — translation MRTKLIITLFTLIVSLPTNVIGKDHSKKFHPGALWPDNKGIHINAHGGGILYYKRTYYWFGEYKSDTTSAAMVGVTCYSSKNLLDWTNRGVALSVSDDENSDIAKGCVLERPKVVYNQKTKKFVMWFHLELKGNGYSAARYGVATSNVVTGPYHFLCSGRVNPNVYPINFSKDDSISIRNQYSNLISLKWWTPEWYDAIKKGLFMFRDLPGGQMARDQTIFVDDDNKAYHIYSSEDNLTLQVAELSDDYTSHTGKYARIAPSNMNEAPAIFKKDGIYWMITSGCTGWDPNEARMFMARHIMGPWTQLPNPCIGAESKITFGGQSTYILRVEGKKNAYIFMADIWRPKHPSDARYIWLPIDFKAGRPVIQWRSEWQLDYLNK, via the coding sequence ATGAGAACAAAACTTATTATTACATTATTTACTTTGATAGTATCCTTGCCGACAAATGTTATCGGCAAGGATCATTCAAAAAAGTTTCATCCTGGCGCTTTATGGCCCGATAATAAAGGGATCCATATAAATGCCCATGGAGGAGGAATCCTTTATTATAAAAGGACATATTATTGGTTTGGTGAATATAAATCAGATACCACTAGCGCTGCTATGGTTGGAGTAACATGTTATTCGTCTAAAAACCTATTAGATTGGACTAACCGTGGTGTGGCCTTATCTGTTTCGGATGATGAAAATAGTGATATAGCCAAAGGCTGTGTGTTGGAACGTCCGAAAGTTGTCTATAATCAAAAAACGAAAAAGTTCGTTATGTGGTTCCATTTGGAACTGAAAGGTAATGGATACTCTGCAGCACGTTATGGAGTAGCTACCAGTAATGTGGTAACTGGTCCTTATCATTTTTTGTGTTCAGGAAGAGTCAATCCCAATGTATATCCAATAAATTTTAGTAAAGATGATTCCATTTCAATCAGAAATCAATATTCAAATTTAATTTCACTGAAATGGTGGACACCAGAATGGTATGATGCTATTAAGAAAGGTCTATTTATGTTTAGAGATTTGCCTGGAGGACAGATGGCTCGTGACCAGACCATATTTGTGGATGATGATAATAAAGCATACCATATATATTCATCAGAAGACAATTTGACACTGCAAGTTGCAGAACTTTCTGATGACTATACTTCGCATACAGGTAAATATGCTCGTATTGCTCCATCTAATATGAATGAAGCACCTGCGATATTTAAAAAAGATGGTATCTATTGGATGATAACAAGTGGATGTACAGGTTGGGATCCAAATGAGGCAAGAATGTTTATGGCAAGACATATAATGGGTCCATGGACACAACTCCCAAATCCTTGTATTGGCGCAGAATCTAAAATAACCTTTGGTGGGCAGAGTACATATATATTAAGAGTAGAAGGTAAAAAGAATGCATATATCTTTATGGCTGATATTTGGCGACCAAAACATCCAAGTGATGCAAGATATATATGGCTTCCAATTGATTTTAAAGCGGGGCGACCTGTAATACAATGGAGAAGTGAATGGCAACTAGATTATCTTAATAAATAA
- a CDS encoding SusC/RagA family TonB-linked outer membrane protein, whose translation MNHNLMKLSGKHILLSSVFVTAFSIGIPQYLFAGNNGLNVVQQSGFVKGHVVDQNGDPIIGATVKVKGEKSGAVTDLDGNFILTNIKGSVLEISYVGYKSQQVNFTNNSTLKITLKEDSKALDEVVVVGFGTQKKINLTGAVSVVSGDEIASRPVQNATQALQGVVPGLQISSKSGTLDASPNINIRGTGTIGQGSSSSPLILIDGMEGDLNTINPQDIESISVLKDAAASSIYGSRAPFGVILVTTKNGGTGKVTVNYNNSFQFSSLIRAKKMMNSVDFASWMNDADYNNGDGVFFDNDRMKQIVDYHNATPSGYGQRKTADGRTLYAIGTSNNQTWQDGYGYGIDDVDWYSEVYKNTAFSQEHNASVNGGDKRFSYYASLNYLDDGGFMNFNQDSYKRYNGTAKIDAQLASWARMKYSMRFTRTDFERPSALTNGLYSDMARQGWPVLPLYDRNGYLYSSPSPALGLATGGSDTTQQDTQYHQLGFEFEPIKNWITHVDFNYRIMNANRHWDSQQTYNHDVAGNPILYNTGSNVHEDLKKENYLNFQVYSEYSVSLAEKHNFHVLAGFQTEQLKQTVFGLQRDGILDPSKPEVDLTSGLSYQGIAVTPPVNGARNQWQTAGFFGRFNYNYDERYLLEANLRYDGTSRFRTDNMWKLFPSVSLGWNIAREKFFQTLSKDINTLKLRASYGSLGNQNTDNWYQTYQTISYLPFAGTWLQNGTKPNVTSAPSLVSTSLGWETVESYDLGLDFGALNNRLTGSFDWYVRNTKNMVGNAPELPAVLGTAVPKTNNTDLRTTGWELQLAWRDALNNGLAYGITLNLSDARTKITRYPNNPTNSIDTYISGRYINEIWGYETVGIAKSQDEMNAHLATADQSSIGSNWGAGDIMYQDINGDKKVTAGARTLADHGDLKVIGNSTPRYLFGINLNASYKGFDVSAFFQGVLKRDSWVGNSWGGLEYMFGASASGRWWCSGLTSVSDYYRDSNSWSVQNGYKSENTNAFLPRPVWSDKNVQCQSRYLVNAAYMRLKNLQLGYSLPKSLISNWGINNLRVFMSVENLFTITSVPDQYDPETIGLDMDNKNNGYPLKKTWAFGLNITF comes from the coding sequence ATGAATCACAACTTAATGAAACTATCAGGAAAGCATATTTTGCTTTCATCAGTTTTTGTTACTGCTTTTTCTATTGGAATTCCTCAATATTTATTTGCGGGAAACAATGGACTGAATGTAGTACAACAATCTGGTTTTGTAAAAGGACATGTAGTAGACCAAAATGGAGATCCCATAATAGGCGCTACGGTAAAAGTAAAAGGAGAAAAGTCTGGTGCAGTTACTGATTTAGACGGAAATTTTATTCTGACTAATATAAAGGGTAGTGTATTGGAAATTTCTTATGTAGGCTATAAATCTCAACAGGTAAATTTTACTAATAATTCTACTCTTAAAATTACATTAAAAGAAGACTCAAAGGCACTGGATGAAGTTGTCGTTGTTGGTTTTGGAACTCAGAAAAAGATAAACTTGACGGGAGCTGTTAGCGTTGTATCTGGAGATGAAATTGCTTCACGTCCTGTTCAAAACGCTACTCAAGCTTTGCAGGGAGTTGTACCCGGACTCCAAATTTCATCAAAAAGTGGTACTTTGGATGCCTCACCCAATATTAATATACGAGGTACAGGTACCATAGGTCAGGGGTCGAGCAGTTCACCTCTAATATTAATTGATGGAATGGAAGGTGATCTTAATACTATTAACCCTCAGGATATTGAGAGTATATCAGTATTAAAAGATGCCGCAGCTTCATCAATCTATGGTTCTCGTGCTCCTTTCGGAGTAATACTTGTAACTACTAAAAATGGTGGAACAGGGAAAGTAACCGTAAACTATAATAACAGTTTCCAATTCAGTTCGCTTATACGTGCGAAAAAAATGATGAATTCGGTTGACTTTGCATCGTGGATGAATGATGCTGATTATAATAACGGCGATGGCGTATTTTTTGATAATGACAGGATGAAACAGATTGTGGATTATCATAATGCAACTCCTAGTGGATATGGACAACGCAAAACAGCAGATGGTAGGACTCTATATGCTATAGGTACGAGCAATAATCAAACATGGCAAGATGGCTATGGATACGGAATTGATGATGTAGATTGGTACTCTGAGGTATACAAGAATACAGCATTCTCTCAAGAGCATAATGCCAGTGTAAATGGTGGTGACAAGCGTTTTAGCTATTATGCCTCACTAAATTATCTTGATGATGGAGGTTTTATGAATTTTAATCAAGATAGTTATAAGCGTTATAATGGAACAGCTAAAATAGATGCACAACTTGCTAGTTGGGCTCGTATGAAGTATTCAATGCGTTTTACACGTACAGACTTTGAAAGACCGTCGGCTTTAACCAATGGCCTATATTCTGATATGGCTCGTCAGGGGTGGCCTGTTTTGCCCCTTTATGATCGTAATGGATATTTGTATTCTTCACCATCTCCGGCACTTGGACTTGCCACAGGTGGTAGTGATACTACCCAACAAGATACCCAATACCATCAGTTAGGGTTCGAATTTGAACCAATTAAAAATTGGATTACACACGTTGATTTCAATTATAGAATAATGAACGCTAACCGTCATTGGGACTCTCAACAAACATATAATCATGATGTAGCAGGTAATCCGATTTTATATAATACAGGTTCTAATGTTCATGAAGATTTGAAAAAAGAAAATTACCTTAATTTTCAGGTATATTCAGAGTATTCTGTTTCATTAGCAGAGAAACATAATTTTCATGTATTGGCTGGTTTTCAGACAGAACAGTTAAAGCAAACTGTTTTTGGATTGCAGCGTGATGGTATATTGGATCCTAGTAAACCTGAGGTTGATTTAACTTCTGGTTTGAGTTATCAGGGAATTGCAGTTACTCCTCCTGTAAATGGAGCACGTAACCAATGGCAGACAGCTGGTTTCTTTGGACGTTTTAATTATAATTATGATGAGCGTTATCTATTGGAGGCAAACCTTCGCTACGATGGAACATCACGTTTCCGTACTGATAATATGTGGAAATTATTCCCATCTGTATCTTTAGGATGGAATATCGCTCGTGAGAAATTCTTTCAAACATTATCAAAAGATATAAACACATTAAAGCTTCGTGCTTCTTATGGTTCTCTTGGCAATCAAAATACAGATAACTGGTATCAGACTTATCAGACTATAAGTTATTTGCCATTCGCCGGAACATGGTTACAGAATGGAACTAAACCTAACGTAACAAGTGCACCTAGTTTAGTTTCTACATCGCTTGGATGGGAAACAGTAGAGAGTTATGACCTTGGTCTTGACTTTGGAGCATTAAATAATCGTCTGACTGGAAGTTTTGACTGGTATGTGCGTAATACCAAAAATATGGTTGGTAATGCACCTGAATTACCTGCTGTTCTTGGAACCGCTGTTCCTAAAACAAATAATACAGACTTACGTACTACAGGATGGGAGCTTCAATTAGCTTGGCGTGATGCATTGAATAATGGCTTAGCTTATGGAATTACATTAAATTTATCAGATGCACGTACTAAAATAACGCGTTACCCTAATAACCCGACAAACTCAATAGACACATATATATCAGGACGTTACATTAATGAAATCTGGGGATATGAAACTGTAGGTATTGCTAAAAGTCAGGATGAGATGAATGCTCATTTAGCTACAGCAGACCAAAGTAGTATAGGCAGTAACTGGGGTGCCGGTGATATAATGTATCAAGATATTAATGGTGATAAAAAGGTAACCGCTGGTGCAAGAACATTGGCAGATCATGGAGACTTGAAAGTAATTGGGAATAGTACTCCACGTTATCTCTTTGGTATAAATCTGAATGCCAGCTATAAAGGCTTTGATGTAAGTGCATTCTTCCAAGGAGTTCTTAAACGAGATTCTTGGGTAGGCAACTCATGGGGTGGCCTTGAATATATGTTTGGTGCATCAGCTAGTGGACGTTGGTGGTGTTCTGGCTTGACATCTGTATCAGACTATTATCGTGATTCTAACTCTTGGTCTGTACAGAATGGTTATAAAAGCGAAAATACAAATGCATTTTTACCAAGGCCGGTATGGAGTGATAAAAATGTACAATGTCAGAGTCGCTATTTAGTTAATGCAGCATATATGCGTCTTAAGAACTTGCAATTAGGTTATTCTCTTCCAAAGTCATTGATATCAAATTGGGGAATAAATAATCTACGTGTATTCATGTCTGTTGAGAATCTATTTACGATTACAAGTGTTCCTGATCAGTATGATCCGGAAACAATTGGATTGGATATGGATAATAAAAATAATGGCTATCCTCTGAAGAAAACATGGGCTTTTGGTCTTAATATAACATTCTAA
- a CDS encoding RagB/SusD family nutrient uptake outer membrane protein yields MKLYKIQILALAFSATFVSCNDYLKQDPPSYLTPETFYTSESQIQAVANRFYQDIIPGHGAWNYGTYTNDNNTDNQTSLSPDNKFGTGLWKTSNTNDSWDKTSDNNNPINNGGWYKIRNVNYQLNRTLASYKAGSISGTDVNIRQYIGELYFFRAYAYFDMLQDFGDLPIITDAMSDDETMLVAACKRRPCNEVARFIINNVDTALTYMKENFESKHTRISTDAAQLFKSRVALYEGSWLNNFKGTPFVPLGQGWPGAGKDYNKNYQYPSGSIDKEIEYFFKAAVESSQIVADKYKGQLVTNTGKIPQSVSDPDNPYFNIWGTTDMSSTPEVLLWRQYSNSLSVNNDVEVAVESGNIGTGFTRSLVEGYLMKDGKPIYNSGYQYVDTSLVCVAKNRDPRLTVFLKVPGQINCFKNMSSSQDHFVEVEPVPNIKSKTGENGYVTGYTIRKGGTFDKALCGNGASYNACEIFRATEALLNYMEAEYMLTNDINSGKILEYWKTIREKAGFVGSATDPLVTINATDMSKETRDFGAYTAGQLLTDKVLYNIRRERRSELLAEGLRGMDLQRWRSFDQLINTPCHIEGFHLWNTPMQGWYTGLKGDGSSSSNVSSPDLSEYYRPHEINMANNNFKNGLTWHMAHYLQPLPLKQFLLTAPDHASVDQSPLYQNPYWPTTADQPAEK; encoded by the coding sequence ATGAAACTATATAAAATTCAAATATTAGCATTAGCATTCTCTGCTACTTTTGTTTCATGTAATGATTATTTGAAACAAGATCCACCATCATACCTGACTCCTGAAACTTTTTATACAAGTGAATCACAGATTCAGGCTGTAGCGAATCGCTTTTATCAAGATATAATACCAGGGCATGGCGCTTGGAATTATGGTACTTATACTAATGATAATAATACAGACAACCAGACGTCGTTGTCTCCAGACAATAAATTTGGAACCGGATTGTGGAAAACTTCAAATACAAATGATAGCTGGGATAAAACGAGTGATAATAATAACCCTATTAATAACGGAGGATGGTATAAAATACGAAATGTAAACTATCAATTAAATAGAACCTTAGCTAGTTATAAGGCTGGTTCTATATCAGGTACTGATGTAAATATACGTCAATATATAGGTGAATTATACTTTTTCCGTGCATATGCTTATTTTGATATGCTACAAGACTTTGGAGATTTACCTATAATTACAGATGCTATGTCTGATGATGAGACTATGCTGGTTGCTGCATGTAAACGTCGTCCTTGTAATGAAGTTGCACGCTTTATAATCAACAATGTAGATACAGCATTGACATATATGAAAGAGAATTTTGAGTCTAAGCATACACGTATTTCTACAGATGCAGCTCAGCTCTTCAAATCGCGTGTAGCTTTGTATGAAGGTTCTTGGTTGAATAACTTTAAAGGAACGCCATTCGTTCCATTAGGTCAAGGTTGGCCGGGAGCAGGTAAGGACTATAATAAAAACTATCAGTATCCTTCTGGTTCTATAGATAAAGAAATTGAGTACTTCTTTAAGGCTGCAGTTGAATCATCGCAGATTGTTGCAGATAAATATAAAGGGCAGTTGGTTACCAATACAGGAAAAATTCCTCAGTCTGTTAGTGATCCTGATAACCCTTATTTCAACATATGGGGTACTACAGATATGTCTTCTACTCCGGAAGTGTTATTATGGAGACAATACAGTAATTCACTTAGTGTGAATAATGATGTTGAGGTAGCTGTAGAATCAGGTAATATTGGTACAGGATTTACTCGTAGTCTGGTTGAAGGTTATCTTATGAAAGATGGTAAACCTATTTATAATTCAGGATATCAGTATGTAGATACTTCATTAGTATGTGTAGCAAAAAACAGGGACCCGCGTCTTACTGTTTTTTTGAAAGTTCCGGGGCAGATAAATTGCTTTAAGAATATGTCATCTTCTCAAGATCATTTTGTAGAAGTAGAACCTGTTCCAAATATCAAGAGTAAAACAGGAGAAAATGGTTATGTAACCGGATATACCATTCGTAAAGGAGGAACATTTGACAAGGCTCTTTGTGGAAATGGCGCAAGTTACAATGCCTGTGAGATATTCCGTGCAACCGAGGCTTTGTTGAATTATATGGAAGCCGAGTATATGCTGACTAATGATATTAATTCAGGTAAGATATTAGAGTATTGGAAAACTATTCGTGAGAAAGCAGGATTTGTAGGTTCCGCAACAGATCCATTAGTAACTATTAATGCTACTGATATGAGTAAGGAAACTAGAGATTTTGGAGCATATACAGCAGGGCAATTACTTACAGATAAGGTTTTATATAATATTCGTCGTGAACGAAGGAGTGAACTCCTTGCAGAAGGATTACGCGGTATGGACTTGCAACGTTGGCGTTCGTTTGACCAGCTGATTAATACACCTTGTCATATAGAAGGCTTCCACTTGTGGAATACGCCAATGCAGGGATGGTATACAGGACTAAAAGGTGATGGGTCTTCAAGTTCAAATGTTTCATCTCCTGATTTGAGTGAGTATTATCGTCCACATGAGATAAATATGGCTAATAATAACTTTAAAAATGGTCTTACATGGCATATGGCTCATTATCTACAACCATTGCCACTAAAGCAATTCTTGTTAACAGCTCCAGACCATGCTTCTGTAGATCAGTCTCCTTTATATCAAAATCCATATTGGCCAACTACAGCTGACCAACCAGCTGAAAAATAA